Genomic window (Gasterosteus aculeatus chromosome 13, fGasAcu3.hap1.1, whole genome shotgun sequence):
TGTAGCGTTGACGTTTTGCAGCGCTGACGTTTTGTGGTGTTGTAGTTTTGTAGCgttgtcattttttattattattatagtctTGTAGTTTTGTAGCGTTGACGTTTTGTAGCGTTGACGTTTTGTAGCGTTGACGTTTTGTAGCgttgtcattttttattattattatagtctTGTAGTTTTATAGCGTTGACGTTTTATAGCGTTGACGTTTTGTAGCGTTGACGTTTTGTAGCATTGACGTTTTGTAGCgttgtcattttttattattattatagtctTGTAGTTTTATAGCGTTGACGTTTAGTAGCGTTGACATTTTGTAGCGTTGACGTTTTGTAGTTCTGTTGGATTGTAGTTGTGTAGGGTTGTATTTTTGTATGGTTGTAACAATAGACCATCATTCAAATGAACTCTATTCTAAATGAAGATCATgtggtgttgaagaagacttgaaactagagactgagaccataaactcatgtttacaatgtttactgagggaataaatcaagagagaagtagagtcatttcctcatagacgtctatgggagcagaggagtcgccccctgctggtcactacagagaagtagagtcatttcctcatagacgtctatgggagcagaggagtcgccccctgctggtcactacagagaagtagagtcatttcctcatagacgtctatgggagcagaggagtcgccccctgctggtcactacagagaagtagagtcatttcctcatagacgtctatgggagcagaggagtcgccccctgctggtcactacagagaagtagagtcatttcctcatagacgtctatgggagcagaggagtcgccccctgctggtcactacagagaagtagagtcatttcctcatagacgtctatgggagcagaggagtcgccccctgctggtcactacagacaATTTAAGACACAAAAATAGATGTTTCATCCACAGATTCCTTCTGATCTCAACATAACCAATCAGGACGGAGAAAGTGTTGCCTGGTATAAATACTTGAGAGAACAATGAATAGTCAATGATGGTCGGATGAGTCAAAAATAAGCCTCCATGTTTGAATTTATTACTTAGTGAACGGACACACAAGAATATTTTAtgttacatttttgtgtgtcatttttatttattataaaagaATGAAGggatattgttttatttttatgttgagGTAAagttgttatatatatatatatatatatatatatatatatatatatatatatatatacatacatatttctgttcatacttcattttgtgagaaaagaagaggagcggcaggagagagaaggacagacCATTaactctcctcctcgtctttcaGGTGTCTTTGAGCTGGTGAGCTACAGCCTCCATTTGTCCGTCTCCACACCTGAGCACCGcccattgacctttgacctctccgtTTCCTCCACAACGACATGCATCTGAGGCGTTCTGTAGGTCACATCTGTGGGATCCCTGACACCTAAGTGTCCCttagtctcctcctcctccggaacCGCCCCACCATGCTGCGGGTGGAGATCCCGGACTTCGGTAACGGCGTGCTGGGCAACCTGAACGAGCAGCGGCTGCTGGGTCAGCACTGCGACGTGTCCGTGCTGGTGCAGGGACGGGCCTTCAAGGCTCACCGGGCCGTGCTGGCCACATCCTCACTCTACTTCAGGGACCTATTTGCCGCTgagtcctcctcttcttcgccGGCGGTGTTCGAGCTGCCGTCCTCGGTGACGCCGGCGTGCTTCCAGCAAATCCTGTCCTTCTGCTACACGGGGCGACTCAGCATGGCCGCCAGCGAGCAGCTGGTCCTCATGTACACCGCCGGGTACCTGCAGATCCAGAACATCGTGGAGCGGGGCATggagctgatgatgatgaaggcctcctcctcgcccctcTGCTGCGACTCACAGGTTAGTTAGGCCACGCCCACAGAGCTGCGCCTGGACCTCAGGTAGGCCGTCGTCTGGGAAGCCCAAGATCCATGTAGCCCACATATAGACCACGATGCAGGCAGACCATGGTCCAGGTAGACAACCTTATCAAATAACATTGAAACATCAGACGGCCACCACCAAGCCGCCGAGACTTGACCTGACAACGTCCTCTGGTGGACATCAGAGAAACTACTTTCTTGATTCACAGTCATTGAACACGTTGATTTACACGTGTGTCACAGACGACCTCGTCAGACGAGCTCGGGGGTTTCCAGCAGGCGGAGTCCCTGAGtcccgaggagctgctgcaggccgTCCGCAGGATCAAACGGGAGCCGGCCGACCCGCCTCCTGCTGAGGAGAATGGAGGAGGAActcagagaggagaaggagaggaggccaGGTTGGAGGAAACACACATCCTACAGAACCGTCTATTCTCCTGTGTTCCTCACACGCTCCTTTCTCTCTGGAGAATAAGTCATTTTCCATCTTGTCCCCCTGGTCCTGTCCTCAGAGGGGACCTCTCTGCGGACCTTCAGGCCACCAGGAACAGCAGCCTGTGCTTGCTGGCTGCAGGTGGGGGTCTGGTTCCCGGCCTGCAGTCCTACCTGCTGGCCAGCGGGGGGCGCTCCAGCCCGGGAGGCTCCAGCCTCCATGCGGACTCgcctccctctcacccccccacagaggaggagctggaggaggactaCTACGGGAACGGAGTCCAGTCCAGAGTCCACCAACACATATACGGACATCCGGGAAACCCCTACAGTAAGTTATAGGATGGGACGATGCCCTCTTCAAGAACCCGTTCAGTCGAGGAGATTACCCACAAGCCATTGCAGCGTGACGCTGAACACGGGTTCACAGGTGGTAGCGTGTAGATGGAaagaaaggtaaacaaagagtcATGTGACAACAGCCTGTAATATCAAATATACACAGAACGGATTAAAGATGGAAACGACAAACACGTCAGATCCTGTTTATTTAtaatcaacaaaacaacaaatgttatTTAACCGCAAATCAGTGTGTAAAAAGCGGGCTCAGGGTCTACGGGGACACTGAGGGCTCAGGGTCTACGGGGACGCTCAGGGTCTAGGGGGGACACTGAGGCCTCACGGTTTAGGGTCTACGGGGACACTGAGGGCTCAGGGTCTACGGGGACGCTCAGGGTCTAGGGGGGACACTGAGGCCTCACGGTTTAGGGTCTACGGGGACACTAAGGGCTCAGGGTCTACGGGGACGCTCAGGGTCTAGGGGGGACACTGAGGCCTCACGGTTTAGGGTCTACGGGGACACTAAGGGCTCAGGGTCTAGGGGGGACACTGAGGCCTCACGGTTTAGGGTCTACGGGGACACTAAGGGCTCAGGGTCTAGGGGGGACACTGAGGCCTCACGGTTTAGGGTCTACGGGGACACTAAGGGCTCAGGGTCTACGGGGACGCTCAGGGTCTAGGGGGGACACTGAGGCCTCACGGTTTAGGGTCTACGGGGACACTAAGGGCTCAGGGTCTACGGGGACGCCTCACGGTTTAGGGTCTACGGGGACACTAAGGGCTCAGGGTCTAGGGGGGACACTGAGGCCTCACGGTTTAGGGTCTACGGGGACACTAAGGGCTCAGGGTCTACGGGGACGCCTCACGGTTTAGGGTCTACGGGGACACTAAGGGCTCAGGGTCTACGGGGACGCTCAGGGTCTAGGGGGGACACTGAGGCCTCACGGTTTAGGGTCTACGGGGACACTAAGGGCTCAGGGTCTACGGGGACGCCTCACGGTTTAGGGTCTACGGGGACACTAAGGGCTCAGGGTCTAGGGGGGACACTGAGGCCTCACGGTTTAGGGTCTACGGGGACACTAAGGGCTCAGGGTCTACGGGGACGCCTCACGGTTTAGGGTCTACGGGGACACTAAGAGCTCAGGGTCTAGGGGGGACACTGAGGCCTCACGGTTTAGGGTCTACGGGGACACTAAGGGCTCAGGGTCTAGGGGGGACACTGGGATTGGACCTTAGCTTCAATACCTGACAGGTTTGCGTGTCTTTGTTTTCACATCCTGGTCTGCGGTTCCCGCTGGTTCAGtccaggagaagatggaggtgcTGTCCCTCCCGCTGACCAGCGACCGGCGCCCCTGCTTGCTGGTGGGCCGTGACAATATGGCGCTCCCCGCCAGCCTGATCAGTCAGATCGGGTACCGCTGCCACCCGTCGCTCTACGCCGAGGGAGACCCGGGGGAGAAGGTGGAGCTGGTGGCAGGTGGGGGCCGAGGAACACTTGTACTTAGACACACAAGAGGTGGAGCACAGGAAGGTCAATGGAGGTGTGGTCggaccgatgtgtgtgtgtgcgtgtgtgtgtgtgtgtgcaggttcagGTGTGTTCATGACCCGAGGTCAGCTGATGAACTGTCACCTGTGTGCCGGAGTCAAGCACAAGGTTCTGCTCAGGAGACTCCTGGCCACCTTCTTCGACAGGTGAGTTTGTGGTCCTCCTCCAATAGGGAGCTTCTGGCACCTTTTTTCTTAATGAGCCGCTTTGTCCCTTAACGTCTAATGTCACATGACGTCTAATGTCACATGACGTCCGACGTCACGTGACAACCGGCCGTCTGTAACATTCCACAACATCAAGACTCAGATTCCTTCACACCGTGCTGCTGTTTTACataagagctgtgtgtgtgtgtgtgtgtgtgtgtgtgtgtgtgtggggggggtggagctcaGTATAGGTGCTGATTGGTTTGTTATGGTTTCCATAGAAACACTCTGGCCAATAGCTGTGGGACTGGGATCCGCTCGTCCACCAATGATCCCAGCAGGAAACCGCTAGACAACCGAGTGTTAAACACGGTTAAAcgtaagaacacacacacactcacacatatacacacgcacaagcacacaatcacacacacatatacacacgcacaaacacacacacactcacacatatacacacgcacaaacacacaatcacacacatatatacacacgcacaaacacacacacactcacacatatacacacgcacaagcacacaatcacacacatatatacacacgcacaaacacacacacactcacacatatacacacgcacaaacacacacacactcacacatatacacacgcacaaacacacaatcacacacacatatacacacgcacaaacacacacacactcacacatatacacacgcacaaacacacacacactcacacatatacacacgcacaaacacacacacactcacacatatacacacgcacaaacacacacacactcacacatatacacacgcacaaacacacaatcacacacacatatacacacgcacaaacacacacacactcacacatatacacacgcacaaacacacacacactcacacatatacacacgcacaaacacacaatcacacacacatatacacacgcacaaacacacacacactcacacatatacacacgcacaaacacacacacactcacacatatacacacgcacaaacacacaatcacacacacatatacacacgcacaaacacacacacactcacacatatacacacgcacacacacacacacacacacgcatacacacacacacacacacacactcacacatatacacacacaatcacacaatcacacacacacaatcacacacaaactatcacacacagacacacacagacaggcagagacacacacagtgttacTGTGTTCTCTTGATATTGAGACATTctccttttaatatttctctttgtcgtccttttcatcctcctcctcttcctcttcctcctcctcctcctcctcttcctcctcctcctcctcctcctcctcttcctcttcctcctcttcctcctcctcagtctaTTGTCAGAACTTTGCTCCTAACTTCAAGGAGAGTGAGATGAACGTCATTGCAGCCGACATGTGCACCAACGCCCGAAGAGTCCGCAAGCGTTGGCTCCCCAAAATCCAGTCTCTGCTCCCCGACagcctccccacctcctcccacccACGCAAGGctaagaggggaggaggaggaggcggagcggtTCAGCCCAGCAGTCCCTTTGAACTGGACCTACGTCAGCTTAGCGCCTCCTATCTCCGGCTGGAGGTGCCGCTGTACAGGGAGCAACGTGAGAGGGCGGATGGGGgtagagagggggagaaggaggcgcaGGCGCTCCTGCCTCATCTGCAGTTCGTTGAGTCCCGTGTCAGAGGCGGAGGAGAAGGTCAGGTGGAGGAGGTACTGATGGGCGGCGAGGCCGATGGGGGAGGGATAATACAAACTGATCAACCCCTAgacctccccctctcctcctcaacctcccccccccacccatcctcTCAGCCTTCAGAGACCGCCCCTCCTCCCAGGGGATTGGCCGAGCCAGAAGAGAGAGGGGCGGAGCCCCTGGAAGACAGCCAATAAGCTTTCTATCGCACCTGCCTACCTGTATGTAAATAACACAATAGCTACCTACCTGAGACAGTCCTCATATCTacctgcctgtctctgcctgacgaccacctgtctgtctgcgacTACCTGAGACAGTCCTCATATCTacctgcctgtctctgcctgacgaccacctgtctgtctgcgacTACCTGAGACAGTCCTCATATCTacctgcctgtctctgcctgacgaccacctgtctgtctgccactACCTGAGACAGTCCTCATATCTGCTTGTCTCTGCCTGAcgaccacctgtctgtctgcgacTACCTGAGACAGTCCTCATATCTacctgcctgtctctgcctgacgaccacctgtctgtctgccactACCTGAGACAGTCCTCATATCTGCTTGTCTCTGCCTGAcgaccacctgtctgtctgcgacTACCTGAGACAGTCCTCATATCTacctgcctgtctctgcctgacgaccacctgtctgtctgccactACCTGAGACAGTCCTCATATCTacctgcctgtctctgcctgacgaccacctgtctgtctgcgacTACCTGAGACAGTCCTCATATCTacctgcctgtctctgcctcacgaccacctgtctgtctgcgacTACCTGAGACAGTCCTCATATCTacctgcctgtctctgcctgacgaccacctgtctgtctgccactACCTGAGACAGTCCTCATATCTacctgcctgtctctgcctgacgaccacctgtctgtctgtgactaCCTGAGACAGTCCTCATATCTACCTGCCTGTCTCTGTCTGAcgaccacctgtctgtctgccactACCTGAGACAGTCCTCATATCTacctgcctgtctctgcctgacgaccacctgtctgtctgccactACCTGAGACAGTCCTCATATCAacctgcctgtctctgcctgacgaccacctgtctgtctgcgacTACCTGAGACAGTCCTCATATCTacctgcctgtctctgcctgacgaccacctgtctgtctgccactACCTGAGACAGTCCTCATATCTacctgcctgtctctgcctgacgaccacctgtctgtctgtgactaCCTGAGACAGTCCTCATATCAacctgcctgtctctgcctgacgaccacctgtctgtctgccactACCTGAGACAGTCCTCATATCTacctgcctgtctctgcctgACGACCACCTGTCTGTTCCCCTACTTGACTACCTGCCCAGCTGTCTACCTCTCTGCCCCCCTTTGGCGTCCGTTCTGTCTGACCtacctctgtctgtctgtctgtttcctCCGTTATCcgtctgtcttcctgtctgtctgcccggCTCAGCTGCATGTTAACAGCCTCCTGACGTCCAGCACACAGGtgttgatgatgaagatggtgatgatggtagtggtggtggtaaggaggatgatggtgatgatgaagatgatgaggatATTGAGAATGATGACTAtaatgaggaggatgatgatggtgacgatgatgaagaggaagatgatgatgttCAATCTGATGAAGACAATAAAGCTTCTTGATAATCAGACATCTTATTTTGTGTCTTGTTTGATCTGGtctagagacctgtcaatcactgtgtagccccgccctaaagcattccctgctttatggtccaaTGGAGACGCTTGGTGACTCTTGagaaattacatcacattacatgtcatttatctgacgcttttatccaaagcgacttacaataagttcattcaaccataaggacacaaactcagaagaacaagaaacaacaaagtgcaatttcatcaaataagccagtgtacaacttgctgtagataagaaccattataagtccaatgtcagtgccagtggagctgctgcattatGTCAAGAGTAACGGGCGCAAgagaatccggtcaattttttcaaattacaaaaatatatatatttattctttctgtggaGCGGCCCGGTACCGGCCCACGGCCCTGTGGTTGAGAACCTCTGGTCTATAGGACCTGACGTCACTggtcgccctctgctggtcactacagagaatgggtgacacttgacagccgactctccctgactccaacatcactgacaacaccatcaggagaacacgtcctcttctcactcagaaggaggtactgattcaggctcttgtccctcctggactactgtaactctctcctgcaggtctcctgctaccaccattccacctctgcagctcatccagaatgcagcagctccactggtctttaaccttcctaagttctccctcactcctccactcctccgctctcttcactggtaccggtggctcatccagttctaaacatggtgctcacgtaccgtgctgtgaatggatggggtccagcttacatccaggacctggtccatcccgacccgcactctccgctctgcatgtgataaactgcttgttcctccccactgagagcaaaacactccactagatctccactctttgctgtcctgctcctaaatggtggaaggaggtctctgaagacatcaggaccacagagagccttcacatcttcagactaaagacacacctcttcacactctacctccactaacacactaactaactgtagcacttacattggatttataatggttcttatctacggcaagttgtacatcggcttgtttgaggaaaatgcactttcttgtttcttgttcttctgagtttgtgtccttatggttaaatgttcttattgtaagtcgctttggataaaagcgtcagataaatgacatgtgatgtgatgcagTGAATAGTTCAGAGAAGAGCCGTGTTCCAAATCTCATACTTTTTGTGTTCGACAGACACAATTACTGCACTGACTTCTAAATAAAAGGTCTTCATTAATATGAACCCGTTATTGTATCAAAATAGAAATTGGTATTGTATCAATATAAACATTCATTATTGTACCAATGTAAACAGCTTTTTTATTGCTGCTATGCATGGTGGGAAACGTAGTTCCTGTGATAGCGCCATTCTGATCCAGTGTACCTAACCAGCCAATCCCGGCCGTCCATTCATCGCGTCAGCCAATCACTGCAGTCCGACTGAATCCCCAAACAATCACAGCGCTTTACATTCCGTAGAGACAAATCATAGCCTCGCAACCAtcccacagccaatcagagagcccCGCAAACCCCAGCCAGCCAATCCGGTCACAACAACATCCGTGATGCCGCTCGCCACTGCGCCTGCGCAGACAGGAGACAGCTGATAACTCATCTATTATGCTACTtcgctaaataaaaaaaaatcttccataaAACGTACCGGAGCCCACTGCTGGATTTCCCGGAGGACCGAGCCACAAAGTGAATCCCCTCTCCGACCGGTACCGGTGCGGTTAACGGGTAATGGGAGCAGGAGCCGTACGGGATGAGTCGCCGTGTGTCGGATCCTGGATGGCCGCTCGGCGCCTTCAGACAAAGCTCAGCTAACAGGCTAACGGCTCATTAGCTAGCGGGAACATCTGCAAGCAACGGATCGGTGAGCGCGTTAATCGCCCCGGTGAGCCGCTTGTTACCGAAACACCCGTCCAGATATCACCTTCTGCACGCGCTCAGACGCCAACACGACGGCTATTAACGCTATTTATGACGTTTACGTCTCCGGTAAGTAGCCTAGCTGCtttagctagccagctagcttaCATTTAGCCTGGGCTTGCCCGCCATCTTTTTAAAGCGAGAGAAACGGGATGTTTCGCTAGCCTGAGAAAACACGCACACCTGAGCAGGTGGAGCAGTTAGCGCGAGGCTTTATGTGTCTTTAAGCAGTTCGTCAAACGGCGGGTGTCGCTGGTTGTGGATCGGGTCGCTGGTGACCCTATTTGGGGGAGTATTGTTGATCACAACGGTGTCTGTTAGCAGTTAGCTCGCTCGCTAGCCGCTGAACCGCAGCATGCAGACGGACTGTAACATCTGTTGATCCGGGCTGGACTCCCCGTGCTCTGGACGGGTTCTGGAGTTCTGGTTCGTGTGTGAGCTCTACTGCAGTTTAGGTGGTAATACCACAGCGTGCAAGTATTCTCTGCTACATGAAAACCTTTTAGGTTGTATTTCAAGTACCAAAAGTAAAAGCAAATACTAtcaaaatattgtatttattactATTTTGAATCCATTAAAGGCGGAGCTCAGTTTAATGAGATATACTGCTGGTATTTAATTCTTTATAACTTTGTTGTGTATTTCTGTTAATCTAAGATAAAAAAGTACAATGTTTCCTTCCGAGGTGACGTGTAGCACAACATGAATACTAAAGTCATATGGGAGATTTTGAGTTATAAGATAATTGtgaaattgttgtttttcagtAAAGATACTAATGTTACGGTAAAAATACATCCCATTATATTTGTCATGTTAAATTTACTCCAATGGAGAAACTGGgttcagcttttattttattttcatatcaaAGCTGATCAGAGCTTTTTTGATTGGCTGCTCATCATCATGTGACCTCGTCTGGCTTTGTTCTGGCACACTTTGGCTCTGTTATTCTAAAGCATTTTTCATCGGCTGAGCGATGAATAGATCACGTGGGTAGACGTATTGATCAGAGGATCAAACCGCCAGCAGCTCCCAGGATCTTAAATAATTGTTATACATGATGTGTAGTGAATCCAACACAACACGTGTCATTTCCTATGAGTCAAAACAATAACGTTGTTTAGGGGTGTTGCCTTATCAATGAGTTGACGTGTTTGTTTCCAGAAAGACAGACGTGTAACAgcgtctccgtctctgtctctcaggtTGTGCAATGGGAGTGCGTCTCCTCGAAAGAAACATTGAGCTGAAGAATCAACAACAACGCCTGAACTGAacccgcacaaacacacacacacacacacccacacacacctccctcagaCCCCAGAGGGAGTCGTTTTCTCACCTGGTGGTCCAACGCTGCCATCCCACAGTGCATTGCTGCGTCAGTCGTCCACCATGTCGGACGCCCCCGAGGCTgcgccccccagcccccccaccctcaccaaCCCGGCCCCCCCGGAGGTCACCAATGCCACCAAACCTGGCAGGTAGGGTCCGCTGATAAACTTCACTCTAAGCACATTATAACACAGTGAAATCTAAACGGATGATTCAGCTCCAGTATTTCATCTTGTCtttgagttgtgtgttttctaaGTGAGAGCATAACATTCGGTATGTTTGGTTTATAGAACGAATGAATATCCTGTATCTGTTGACATGGATCAATAATTGGTATCAGTGGCATACAAAGCGGATCCAGGACCAGTGAAGGGcagcctgtgtgtttgtctccaccAGGAAGACCAACCAGCTGCAGTACATGCAGAACGTGGTGGTGAAGACGCTCTGGAAGCACCAGTTCGCTTGGCCCTTCTACCAGCCAGTGGACGCCATCAAGCTCTGCCTGGCAGTGAGTACCTGTCCCCTTGTTCTCACCTGGAAGAACcgtgctatgctaagctaacagcatGGTTGTTCTCAGGACTACCACAAGGTGATCAAGAACCCGATGGACATGGGTACCATCAAGAAACGTCTGGAGAACAACTACTACTGGAGTGCCAGTGAGGCCATGCAGGACTTCAACACCATGTTCACCAActgctacatctacaacaagGTACTACTTCACACTCTGTGTttgcgcattagacacgtcaataacaggacaaatgaatACAGCTTGTATATGTCATCTATTTAACTTTAAACCGAtacaacaacatattacctacacaaaaataagtacattAACTAACGGCCATGACCGCAgacgtctctctgtctctgtctgtgtctgtgtctgtgtcccccccccacgccgGTTTAAATGAAGGACAACCATAACCGAGCAGTTTAATGTCCTGATTCTTGTCCCACATACGTCAGACTTCATTCAGTGATCGAAACTGCTGTTGTCTTGGGAGgttttcacatttgaatatagaatattcgttgacagccctagtgagtggggagcaggtcgtcctccaatcagaaggttgtcggttcgatcccaggccaggcgaacccgcatgtccatgtgtccttggccaagacacttaacccacaatgctcctgtagctgtgactgcagtgtgtggatgttagtgactgatggcaggtgtcactgtgtgtgagcaggtgtagtgttaaagcgctttgagtggtcagaagactagaaaaacgtatacaagtacagtccactTACCATTCACCGCTCTGTCTCAGCCCACCGATGACATCGTCCTCATGGCGCAGGCCCTGGAGAAGATCTTCCTGCAGAAAGTCTCTCAGATGCCTCAAGAAGAAGTCGCTCTGCTTCCTCCGGCTCCCAAAGGCAAGAGCAAGAAGCCCGGGGCCACTACTCCAGGTCAGTACTGCAGTACTAGTGCTACCTCTCCAGGTCAGTACTGCAGTACTAGTGCTACCTCTCCAGGTCAGTACTGCAGTACTAGTGATACCTCTCCCGGTCAGTGCTGCAGTACTAGTGCTACAGGTCAGTGCTGGAGTACTAGTGCTACAGGTCAGTGCTGGAGTACTAGTGCTACAGGTCAGTGCTGCAGTACTAGTGCTACAGGTCAGTGCTGCAGTACTAGTGCTACAGGTCAGTGCTGCAGTACTAGTGCTACAGGTCAGTACTGCAGTACTAGTGCTACAGGTCAGTACTGCAGTACTAGTGCTACCTCTCCGGGTCTGCTGCAGTACTAGTGCTACAGGTCAGTACTGCAGTACTAGTGCTACAGGTCAGTACTGCAGTACTAGTGCTACGGGTCAGTGCTGCAGTACTAGTGCTACGGGTCAGTACTGCAGTACTAGTGCTACGGGTCAGTGCTGCAGTACTAGTGCTACCTCTCCCGGTCAGTGCTGCAGTACTAGTGCTACCGGGTCAGTGCTGCAGTACTAGTGCTACCGGGTCAGTACTGCAGTACTAGTGCTACAGGTCAGTACTGCAGTACTAGTGCTACAGGTCAGTACTGCAGTACTAGTGCTACCTCTCCGGGTCAGTGCTGCAGTACTAGTGCTACAGGTCAGTGCTGCAGTACTAGTGCTACGGGTCAGTGCTGCAGTACTAGTGCTACGGGTCAGTGCTGCAGTACTAGTGCTACGGGTCAGTACTGCAGTACTAGTGCTACCGGGTCAGTACTGCAGTACTGGTGCGATCATTATCttccctttatttttaaacatttttaacttgAACATATTGCTTTATTTAACTAACCCGTAGCattatagcattatattttattcctcttgcactgttaCACACCAATCGCC
Coding sequences:
- the LOC144386268 gene encoding nucleus accumbens-associated protein 2-like, which translates into the protein MLRVEIPDFGNGVLGNLNEQRLLGQHCDVSVLVQGRAFKAHRAVLATSSLYFRDLFAAESSSSSPAVFELPSSVTPACFQQILSFCYTGRLSMAASEQLVLMYTAGYLQIQNIVERGMELMMMKASSSPLCCDSQTTSSDELGGFQQAESLSPEELLQAVRRIKREPADPPPAEENGGGTQRGEGEEARGDLSADLQATRNSSLCLLAAGGGLVPGLQSYLLASGGRSSPGGSSLHADSPPSHPPTEEELEEDYYGNGVQSRVHQHIYGHPGNPYIQEKMEVLSLPLTSDRRPCLLVGRDNMALPASLISQIGYRCHPSLYAEGDPGEKVELVAGSGVFMTRGQLMNCHLCAGVKHKVLLRRLLATFFDRNTLANSCGTGIRSSTNDPSRKPLDNRVLNTVKLYCQNFAPNFKESEMNVIAADMCTNARRVRKRWLPKIQSLLPDSLPTSSHPRKAKRGGGGGGAVQPSSPFELDLRQLSASYLRLEVPLYREQRERADGGREGEKEAQALLPHLQFVESRVRGGGEGQVEEVLMGGEADGGGIIQTDQPLDLPLSSSTSPPHPSSQPSETAPPPRGLAEPEERGAEPLEDSQ